From the Gossypium hirsutum isolate 1008001.06 chromosome A02, Gossypium_hirsutum_v2.1, whole genome shotgun sequence genome, the window tctgtttgtttcattgaaaatggtttccgaaaaatattttctacattttCTTGTGTTTGTCTCATGGAAAACAGTTTAGTCAATGGAAAATAACTTACAAGTCAACAAAAAATAAGCCCTTTTTCTTTCACTCTAGAATGACTTAACCTTTATGggagattttatttttatataaaaaataacttaagtcaagcttaatattattatattattaataaatttttattttttaaaatatttcaaattaatagAATACTATAATTTTCAATactattaaacatacatatttaattatctatatctaaccatataataaattattaatacaatataGAAAAGAAATTAGTAATGGATAATTTTACTCATCATTTTTTTATACATtgcctagaactactcataactCTTCCCCAACCCTTAATATAGGATATCATTAATGCCCTTCAACACGCTCGAACCCACGGCCTCCTGCATGTGCAACAAGGTCGATGCCAATCGAGCTAAGTCGACAAttttattcatcattttcatttatatatagaAACCTTAAATAGTTATATTAAGTCACGtgttagttaattatttttactatatcaagTTTGTTGGCAAATTAACGAGTTAAACgcttccaaaaagaaaaagaagtgctAATTATAGTAAGCAAAACTTGGTCATATTATTTACCCACgctaattaaaatagaaaatgtttAGTTGGTTGTAATTTGGCCTTACTTTATCTATATAAGATggtttgaaacaaaacaaaagacaGAAATCATTCTCTCTTTGTagtgaaaaaaataaagtatggctattcaatttaattttgtttcatcCATGTTAATACTAGTACTTCTGTCCATATCATCCGTTGAAGGTCAAGGAGGAGGAGGTGGTGGTGTTATTGATGTTGTTGCAAAGTTTGGTGCAAAGGCAGACGAGAAAACAGATTTGAGTAAGGTAAGCAAAATATCATATAACGTTATAGTTAGCAGATAAAAGTATGCATAACTATTTTCCAAATATCTTATCTTTATATgtatcttttttattcttttatttggttttagCCATTATTGGATGCTTGGAAAGAAGCATGTGCCTCGACATCTCCGTCAAAAATTGTGATTCCTAAAGGGATATATTTTTTAAGTACAGCTACCTTAGATGGTCCTTGCAAGGCTCCTATTGAGCTTCAAGTTCAAGGCACTGTGAAGGCTCCGGCAGACCCTGGTGCTTTCAAGGAGCCTAAATGGATTGCTTtcaatagaattgaaaatttcaaattgtcTGGCGGAGGAGTTTTCGACGGCCAGGGAACCACTGCTTATAAAAGGGAAGGTTGCAAAGGTCATGATTATTGTGGTTCACTTCCTATTGTAAGTTACTTTCTTATTGAGAAgttatgactttttttttataaatagaattaagtaataattattttttgtttcattcTGGAATTAAACAGAACCTAAGGTTTGATTTTTTAACCAACGCAATGATACAAGATATAACTACCAAAGACAGCAAGCAGTTCCAGGCTAATGTTCTAGGATGCAAAAACATTACTTTCGAACATTTCACCGTATCTGCACCTGACGAAAGCCCAAACACAGATGGGATTCACATTGGGAGATCGGATGGGGTCAATGTTCTTAACTCGGAGATAAAAActggtgatgattgtgtttcaattGGGGATGGTTCCAAAAATTTGGTTATCAATGGAGTAACTTGTGGACCAGGACATGGTATCAGTATTGGTAGTCTCGGATTGTTTAAAAATGAAGAACCAGTTGATGGAGTTACAGTAAAAAATTGCACCATGACTAATACTTCCAATGGTGTTAGAATCAAAACTTGGCCAGGTGCTGAACCTGGCACTTGTTCGAACATTCACTTTGAGGATATTACCGTGACCAATGTCAGTTCTCCTATTATAATTGATCA encodes:
- the LOC107951857 gene encoding polygalacturonase-like, coding for MAIQFNFVSSMLILVLLSISSVEGQGGGGGGVIDVVAKFGAKADEKTDLSKPLLDAWKEACASTSPSKIVIPKGIYFLSTATLDGPCKAPIELQVQGTVKAPADPGAFKEPKWIAFNRIENFKLSGGGVFDGQGTTAYKREGCKGHDYCGSLPINLRFDFLTNAMIQDITTKDSKQFQANVLGCKNITFEHFTVSAPDESPNTDGIHIGRSDGVNVLNSEIKTGDDCVSIGDGSKNLVINGVTCGPGHGISIGSLGLFKNEEPVDGVTVKNCTMTNTSNGVRIKTWPGAEPGTCSNIHFEDITVTNVSSPIIIDQKYCPWNKCKINEESKVKLSNISFKNIHGTSARPEAVKIICSATLPCENVELADIEITHSGPTGPAVSQCSNVKPKVSGKQNPAACSAPIPAKPTPTA